Below is a window of Deltaproteobacteria bacterium DNA.
GAGCTCGAGCGCCGCATCGCCGTGTCCGAACGCTACGGCGACCTGGTCGGCGCCAGCGCCCCGATGCGCGCCCTGTTCGAGACGATCGAGCAGATCGCGAAGCTCGACGTGTGCGTGCTCGTGACCGGCGAGACCGGCACCGGCAAGGAGCTGGTGGCGCGCGCGATCCACCAGCGCAGTCGCCGCGCCGCTCGGCCGTTTTTGCCGCTCAACTGCGGCGCCATCCCCGAGACGCTGGTCGACAGCGAGCTTTTCGGTCACGCGCGCGGCGCGTTCACCGGCGCGGTCGAGGATCGCGCCGGCGCGTTCGAGCGCGCCAACGGCGGCACCTTGTTCCTCGACGAAATCGGCGACATCGCGCCCGCCGTCCAGGTCCGGCTGTTGCGCGTACTGCAGGAGGGCGAGATCACCCCGGTGGGCGGGTCGCGCGCGGTGCCGGTCGACGTGCGCGTGATCGCCGCGACCTGGTCGGATCTCGACGAGGCCGTCGAGGCGGGCCAGTTCCGCGCCGACCTGTTTTACCGGCTCAACGTCGTGAGCCTCGAGGTCCCGCCGCTTCGCCAGCGCGCCGACGACATCCCGCTTCTGGCGACCCACTTCGTCGCGAAACACGCCGCGCGCATGGGCCGGCCCGCGCCCGCGATCGGCGAAGCGGCGATGGACGCGCTGGCCGCCTATCACTGGCCCGGCAACGTGCGCGAGCTGGAAAACGCGGTGCAGCGCGCACTCGCGCTCACGCCGGGCGACACGATCGAGCCGGCCGCGTTGCCGCCACAGGTGACCGGTCGGCGCACGGCGCGCCGGGCGGACACCGACGGCGGCGACGGCTGGGACTGGGCCGACGGCCTGCCCTATGCCGAAGCGCGCAAGCTCGCCGCCGAGCGGTTCGAGCGCGCGTACCTCACGCGGCTGTTGCGCGCGACCCGCGGCAACATCTCGGAGGCGTCGCGCCGCGCCGGGGTCGATCGCTCGAACCTGCGCCGCATCCTCACGCGCGTGGGGATCGCGGCCAGCGCGTTCCGCGACGCGGCCGGGTGACCGCGCCGGCGCGGCCGCGGCTCGGCGCGCGCCGCCGCGACCGGCGCGGCCGCGACGATCGGCCGGAGATCGGCGGCGCGATGACGAGCGGCCCGCGGCGCGCGCCGCCGCGCCGGCGCGGCCGCGGCGATCA
It encodes the following:
- a CDS encoding sigma-54-dependent Fis family transcriptional regulator; protein product: MPAHPATAPPHAAPDAAADPGPRRICAMLVDDDDRLLHGLSRILKVRGIDSVAFTDGPPALDRLRAEPDAFDVIVCDVQMPAMNGLDVLRHASQIAPDVPVVMLTADRSAETAVAALKAGAFNYLTKPPANPDEVIEVLSRATAYGRLQRRTAELERRIAVSERYGDLVGASAPMRALFETIEQIAKLDVCVLVTGETGTGKELVARAIHQRSRRAARPFLPLNCGAIPETLVDSELFGHARGAFTGAVEDRAGAFERANGGTLFLDEIGDIAPAVQVRLLRVLQEGEITPVGGSRAVPVDVRVIAATWSDLDEAVEAGQFRADLFYRLNVVSLEVPPLRQRADDIPLLATHFVAKHAARMGRPAPAIGEAAMDALAAYHWPGNVRELENAVQRALALTPGDTIEPAALPPQVTGRRTARRADTDGGDGWDWADGLPYAEARKLAAERFERAYLTRLLRATRGNISEASRRAGVDRSNLRRILTRVGIAASAFRDAAG